One window of the candidate division WOR-3 bacterium genome contains the following:
- a CDS encoding site-specific DNA-methyltransferase produces MRPGRREGTKTSSFGSPGRIGHDSSRFYRSRLYEGLPKEHRVKYVENPIPPEYLDRIFCKSSEDMSELPDCSVHLMVTSPPYNVGKEYDENLTLQEYRDFLKRVWKEVYRVLVPGGRLCLNIANLGRRPYIPLEAFLTEDLLELGFLMRGQVIWNKDTSASPSTAWGSWLSAQNPTLRDIHEYILIFSKGAFTRKTVGRKSTITREEFLELTKSVWTFPAVSAKKVGHPAPFPEELPRRCIQLYTFAGEVVLDPFIGSGQTAIAAIKTGRHYVGYDINKEYVKLAERRIKEFLQTSSASTLFAVREKKLNID; encoded by the coding sequence ATGCGCCCCGGCAGAAGAGAAGGCACAAAGACCAGCAGTTTTGGTTCACCAGGACGAATCGGGCATGATTCCAGCCGTTTTTACCGTAGCCGTTTATATGAAGGTCTGCCTAAGGAACATAGGGTTAAATATGTTGAAAATCCGATACCCCCAGAATATCTGGACCGAATATTCTGCAAGTCAAGCGAAGATATGTCAGAACTGCCCGATTGCAGCGTCCATTTGATGGTAACTTCACCTCCGTATAATGTCGGGAAGGAATACGATGAGAATCTGACTTTGCAGGAATACCGAGATTTTTTAAAGCGTGTTTGGAAGGAGGTTTACCGGGTTCTGGTTCCTGGTGGACGGTTATGTTTGAATATCGCCAATCTGGGAAGAAGACCATACATTCCGCTTGAGGCATTTCTAACCGAAGATTTGCTTGAACTGGGCTTCCTTATGAGAGGTCAGGTTATCTGGAACAAGGACACCAGCGCCAGCCCTTCAACCGCCTGGGGCAGTTGGCTTTCTGCCCAAAATCCCACATTAAGAGACATTCACGAATACATCCTCATATTTTCCAAAGGGGCATTTACCAGAAAAACCGTAGGGAGAAAAAGCACCATCACCAGAGAGGAGTTTCTGGAACTAACCAAAAGCGTCTGGACATTCCCAGCGGTATCAGCCAAAAAGGTCGGGCATCCCGCGCCCTTCCCCGAGGAGTTGCCCAGAAGGTGCATCCAGCTCTATACCTTTGCGGGTGAGGTTGTTCTTGACCCCTTTATTGGGAGCGGACAGACCGCCATCGCCGCAATAAAGACCGGCAGGCACTATGTGGGTTACGACATCAATAAAGAGTATGTAAAATTGGCGGAGCGAAGGATAAAAGAGTTTTTGCAGACCTCCAGCGCCTCAACCCTATTTGCAGTGAGGGAGAAAAAGCTAAATATTGATTAG
- a CDS encoding ThaI family type II restriction endonuclease has product MPSQLNAIFDDEKLVEKIKRRLPYLFQLAEVESSRAGRTGMEVGSLRERIIVALLIYKFGEENVETEVPITQPEVDVKLFGQPVSIKTITGKSLGGVKLIWTVDAQKAAEFRESYYPHCDMLLIQINWNDTGGFYYIPLEAQERLFYRIGKENYIKLPKPGTNPRGVEITKEALSDLVADNLTRSITVNWQRTKIEFNSYKRWVDYWREE; this is encoded by the coding sequence ATGCCCAGCCAACTTAACGCAATATTTGATGATGAGAAACTTGTTGAGAAGATAAAAAGGCGCTTGCCCTACCTTTTCCAACTTGCCGAAGTGGAAAGTTCCCGAGCCGGCAGGACAGGGATGGAGGTTGGCTCCTTGCGCGAAAGAATCATCGTCGCTTTACTTATCTACAAATTCGGCGAGGAGAATGTTGAGACCGAGGTTCCCATCACCCAGCCGGAGGTGGATGTGAAATTGTTTGGTCAACCAGTCTCAATAAAAACAATTACCGGCAAATCCCTTGGTGGGGTTAAACTGATATGGACAGTCGATGCTCAGAAGGCAGCAGAATTCCGTGAATCATATTACCCTCACTGTGATATGCTCCTAATTCAAATAAACTGGAATGATACTGGGGGATTTTATTATATTCCATTGGAGGCACAGGAGCGACTCTTTTATAGAATAGGAAAGGAGAACTACATAAAACTTCCAAAGCCGGGGACAAATCCACGGGGAGTAGAAATTACAAAAGAGGCGCTATCAGATTTAGTTGCCGATAACCTAACCCGAAGTATCACGGTGAATTGGCAAAGGACCAAAATTGAATTCAACTCATATAAGAGATGGGTTGATTATTGGAGGGAAGAATAG
- a CDS encoding lysylphosphatidylglycerol synthase transmembrane domain-containing protein, translating into MKRSFQTLIRIVISFGLLALLGYLFRNQLSKSINAMLKADPRFLSLAALTYFLFIWISAWRWQVLLFAKGLRFSSWYLARVFTLGLFFCKLLPTSIGGDVMRIAYTTRPGKGPEAFSATFLDRLIGFQSLTFLAIVMALFVAIRRPGALSLGQGKLTGFGVVLLLVLILLLLILLTAVFFSDPCHRLARRLFNSLSRRVGALHRITQLLDRSYEAVKGYRQKPLALGISFLSGIGVQSALSLAWFFTARSVQARVGLGYYFIFIPLLNIVVNIPTIGGLGVREAAFVLFFTPKWLPNQLSPEQALSTALLFLGLDLLFALLGGIFFAFMRRSKETAPAASLQNNLQRDLTIEQKEE; encoded by the coding sequence GTGAAGCGCTCTTTTCAGACCTTAATCCGCATCGTTATCTCCTTCGGACTTTTGGCGCTTCTCGGCTATCTCTTCCGCAATCAACTCTCAAAAAGCATCAATGCGATGCTCAAAGCCGACCCGCGCTTTCTTTCCCTTGCCGCTTTGACCTATTTCCTTTTTATCTGGATTTCTGCCTGGCGCTGGCAGGTCCTTTTATTTGCCAAGGGTCTGCGCTTTTCCAGCTGGTATCTTGCCCGGGTCTTCACCCTCGGGCTTTTCTTCTGCAAGCTCCTGCCCACATCAATCGGCGGTGATGTGATGCGTATCGCCTATACCACCAGACCGGGTAAAGGACCAGAGGCATTTTCCGCAACCTTTCTTGACCGGCTCATCGGGTTCCAGAGCCTGACATTTCTTGCCATTGTGATGGCGCTCTTTGTTGCGATTCGGCGCCCGGGAGCGCTGAGCCTCGGGCAGGGAAAATTGACCGGGTTCGGGGTGGTCCTTTTGCTCGTATTGATTCTCCTCCTTTTGATTTTGCTCACCGCGGTCTTCTTTTCTGACCCCTGCCACCGGCTTGCCCGGCGCCTTTTCAACTCCCTTTCGAGAAGGGTCGGCGCCCTGCACAGAATAACCCAATTGCTTGACCGTTCCTATGAGGCGGTAAAGGGCTATCGCCAAAAGCCGCTGGCACTGGGCATCAGTTTTCTCTCCGGTATCGGCGTTCAGTCTGCGCTTTCACTTGCCTGGTTCTTTACCGCCCGTTCGGTTCAGGCACGGGTCGGGCTCGGCTACTATTTTATCTTCATCCCGCTTTTAAACATCGTTGTCAACATCCCGACGATTGGCGGCCTGGGTGTGCGCGAGGCGGCGTTTGTGCTTTTCTTTACCCCCAAATGGCTGCCCAATCAGTTATCGCCTGAGCAGGCGCTTTCCACCGCACTTTTGTTTTTGGGTCTGGATTTGCTCTTTGCCCTTTTAGGCGGCATTTTCTTTGCATTTATGAGGCGCTCAAAAGAGACAGCGCCCGCCGCATCCTTACAAAACAATTTGCAAAGAGATTTGACAATAGAACAAAAGGAGGAATGA
- a CDS encoding lamin tail domain-containing protein yields MLNLLLMAVVFSAKGVVISEVMANPKGLSGAHMPEDRNEFVELYNAGREAIDLYNYRIGDGDAVDFICAWQDSTILEKNPNVIINNTWLKPGGYAVILDPEYTDPDAQGGFVQPYRFGDSCLILTVGNTTIGNGLANNDPVIVFSIYGDSSTFGTPGDAGDSFPYSAGDGFSWERIELSGPDIKENWAVCPEGSGSTPGRQNGILTVIDVVLAGLFVIDSVVPEPGNLFNFGVNLKNSSFIPSPAGEIRCWFGEADTFLRTGLPEIGAQRETTLIFSGVVPRMEKELWVKVIVPLDKDTMNNRARVVIVPGGQKGVLSLGFSSFTPDDDGFEDSLPIFYSLPEPRGRLTIRVFDLKGRVVRTLVENLNYGDFCKGTVYWNGRRDNGALAPSGFYCIVLDCRYKGDRIRAKMPVVLVKR; encoded by the coding sequence ATGTTAAATCTTCTGTTGATGGCGGTTGTCTTTTCGGCAAAAGGGGTTGTCATCTCTGAGGTGATGGCAAATCCAAAGGGTTTAAGTGGGGCGCATATGCCTGAAGACAGAAATGAGTTTGTGGAGCTGTATAATGCGGGAAGGGAGGCGATTGACCTTTATAACTACCGGATAGGTGATGGCGATGCGGTTGATTTTATCTGCGCGTGGCAGGACTCAACAATCCTTGAGAAAAACCCCAATGTCATTATAAATAATACCTGGCTCAAACCCGGCGGTTATGCGGTTATCCTTGACCCGGAATACACCGACCCTGATGCGCAGGGAGGTTTTGTTCAGCCCTACCGGTTTGGCGACTCCTGCCTGATTTTGACTGTTGGTAATACCACGATTGGCAACGGTTTGGCAAACAATGACCCGGTAATAGTCTTTTCAATTTATGGTGACAGTTCCACATTTGGCACGCCAGGGGATGCAGGTGACAGTTTTCCTTATAGTGCGGGTGATGGCTTTTCCTGGGAGCGGATTGAACTTTCTGGTCCTGATATCAAGGAGAACTGGGCAGTCTGTCCTGAAGGTTCGGGTTCAACACCAGGAAGGCAAAATGGTATTCTAACGGTGATTGATGTGGTGTTAGCAGGTCTATTTGTTATTGATTCGGTTGTGCCTGAGCCGGGCAATTTATTCAATTTCGGGGTTAATCTTAAAAACAGCAGTTTTATTCCGAGTCCGGCAGGTGAGATAAGATGCTGGTTTGGTGAGGCTGATACATTTTTGCGCACAGGATTGCCGGAGATAGGGGCGCAGAGGGAGACAACCCTCATTTTCAGTGGGGTGGTGCCGAGGATGGAGAAAGAACTTTGGGTTAAGGTGATTGTGCCTCTGGATAAAGATACAATGAACAATCGGGCAAGGGTTGTAATTGTGCCTGGAGGTCAAAAGGGGGTTTTGAGCCTTGGATTTAGCAGTTTCACCCCTGATGATGATGGGTTTGAGGACAGCCTGCCGATATTTTATTCCCTGCCTGAGCCCAGGGGCAGATTAACAATAAGGGTCTTTGACCTTAAGGGCAGGGTGGTGAGAACCTTGGTTGAGAACCTTAACTATGGTGATTTTTGTAAAGGCACGGTCTACTGGAACGGCAGAAGGGATAATGGGGCGCTTGCACCTAGTGGATTTTATTGCATTGTTTTGGATTGCAGGTATAAGGGTGATAGAATCAGGGCAAAGATGCCGGTTGTTTTGGTTAAGAGATAA
- a CDS encoding DUF502 domain-containing protein, translated as MLFTRLRRHFLLGLATVLPLGLTLFVLWFVISALGKIFRPLVVWQPWIGRLPPALITIIGFLLGLVAITIIGALTSGFLGRRLVNWLDRLMQQLPLVRSIYTSARQLTEAVFIKRSSLRKTVIVQYPRKGMFAIGFITSEEPLELADHRKAYLVFFPTAPNPTSGWLAIVPEEDITETSLSIEDGLKFVVSGGLVRASDLPPL; from the coding sequence GTGCTTTTCACCCGCCTGCGTCGCCACTTCCTTTTAGGCCTCGCCACCGTTTTGCCGCTCGGCTTGACCCTGTTTGTCCTCTGGTTTGTTATCTCCGCGCTGGGCAAAATCTTCCGTCCCCTTGTAGTCTGGCAACCCTGGATTGGTAGATTGCCACCTGCCCTCATCACTATCATTGGGTTTCTTTTGGGACTTGTTGCCATCACCATTATTGGTGCGCTGACTTCAGGTTTTCTCGGCAGGCGTCTGGTCAACTGGCTTGACCGGCTGATGCAGCAACTGCCGCTTGTCCGCTCAATTTACACCTCGGCAAGACAGCTGACCGAGGCGGTGTTTATCAAACGCAGCTCTTTGCGCAAAACGGTTATCGTCCAGTATCCACGGAAAGGGATGTTCGCCATCGGTTTTATTACCAGTGAAGAACCCCTCGAACTCGCTGACCACCGCAAGGCGTATCTAGTGTTTTTCCCAACCGCACCCAATCCCACAAGCGGCTGGCTGGCGATTGTGCCCGAAGAGGATATTACCGAAACCTCTTTAAGTATTGAAGATGGACTTAAGTTTGTCGTCTCCGGCGGACTGGTGCGCGCCTCTGACCTTCCACCTCTTTAG
- a CDS encoding glutamine synthetase family protein — MAKPKESFFERIRREKIGFLQLWFTDVLGFLKGITISSSEMERAFRHGLGFDGSSIEGFARVEESDMVIMPEPDTFAILPWKIQEKRAGRVFCSVLFPNGRPVPFDPREVLRKVLKRAEKMGFSVYAGCELECFYFKGSEAPQLLDSGGYFDLTPSAVSEEVREATIAALESFGIVVECGHHEVSPSQHEFDLRYTDALRMADNVITCRFVARQIAREHNVYCSFMPKPVFGINGSGMHIHLSLFKNGKNSFFSASDEMNLSPICRHFIAGLLRYAPEITAVTNQWVNSYKRLVPGYEAPVYVSWARMNRSALVRVPAFSRSRPDAARVEFRSPDPACNPYLALALIVASGLKGVETKMALPPPTTNNIYRMTDEERREANITCLPKDLSEAIGLAEKSELVRTTLGDELFNFFLRNKRQEWEEYKAQVTEFEIKRYLPIL, encoded by the coding sequence ATGGCTAAGCCAAAGGAGAGTTTTTTTGAGCGGATAAGGAGGGAGAAGATAGGGTTTTTGCAGTTGTGGTTTACCGATGTGTTGGGCTTTTTGAAGGGGATCACGATTTCCAGTTCGGAGATGGAGCGGGCTTTCCGGCACGGTCTGGGTTTTGACGGCTCTTCAATTGAGGGTTTTGCGAGGGTTGAGGAGTCGGATATGGTCATCATGCCTGAGCCTGACACCTTTGCCATTCTGCCCTGGAAAATTCAGGAGAAGCGGGCAGGCAGGGTTTTCTGTTCGGTGCTTTTTCCGAACGGGAGACCGGTGCCTTTTGACCCGAGGGAGGTTTTGCGGAAGGTCTTGAAAAGGGCAGAGAAAATGGGCTTTTCGGTTTATGCCGGTTGCGAACTTGAGTGTTTTTATTTTAAGGGTTCAGAGGCGCCGCAACTATTGGATTCGGGTGGCTATTTTGATCTGACGCCGAGCGCGGTTTCTGAGGAGGTGCGGGAGGCAACGATTGCGGCCTTAGAGAGTTTTGGGATTGTGGTGGAGTGCGGTCATCATGAGGTTTCGCCCAGCCAGCATGAGTTTGATTTGCGCTATACCGATGCCTTGAGGATGGCGGACAATGTGATAACCTGCCGCTTTGTTGCCCGGCAGATAGCGCGGGAGCACAATGTCTATTGCAGTTTTATGCCCAAGCCGGTTTTCGGGATTAACGGCTCGGGTATGCACATCCACCTCTCCCTTTTCAAGAATGGTAAAAACAGTTTTTTCTCGGCGAGCGATGAGATGAACCTTTCGCCAATTTGCCGGCATTTCATTGCCGGGCTTTTGCGGTATGCGCCGGAGATTACCGCGGTAACAAATCAATGGGTCAACTCCTATAAGCGGCTTGTGCCGGGTTATGAGGCGCCGGTTTATGTGTCCTGGGCAAGGATGAACCGCAGCGCGCTGGTAAGGGTGCCGGCATTTTCAAGGAGCCGTCCGGATGCGGCAAGGGTTGAGTTTCGCTCCCCTGACCCTGCCTGCAACCCCTATCTGGCACTGGCGTTAATTGTCGCCAGCGGACTTAAAGGGGTGGAAACAAAGATGGCTTTACCGCCGCCGACAACAAACAACATCTACCGGATGACCGATGAGGAAAGGAGGGAGGCGAACATCACCTGCCTGCCCAAGGACCTTTCTGAAGCGATTGGGCTTGCCGAGAAAAGCGAACTGGTGCGGACAACCCTTGGTGATGAACTCTTCAACTTCTTTCTGCGGAACAAGAGGCAGGAATGGGAGGAGTACAAGGCACAGGTTACCGAGTTTGAAATCAAGAGGTATCTGCCGATTCTTTAA
- the hisC gene encoding histidinol-phosphate transaminase — translation MMLLPPARPNIERVVPYKPGRPVEEVVRELGLKVPVIKLASNENPLGPSPKALAALRKALPQLHYYPEDTCFYLRQRLAELYKVDYDSTIVGNGSVDLIYLTCLAYLEPGDEMLISAGSFISAKIGGTIMNANVIEVPLQDYRHDLGRILESITPKTKLIYLDNPMNPLGTIVTKKEFGEFIQKVPPRVLVVLDEAYAEYITSRDYPRGLDYYNQNYNILILRTFSKIYGLAGLRIGYGIAKPDIIQTLNKVRLPFNANRAAQVAALAALGDTKHIIRSRKVNEAGKNLFYKEFKRLRLFYLESYANFVFVNFAIDSQQVFEGLQRKGVITRTVKEYGFPTALRVTVGKESDNKRFIKALNETLEILRSTPPAGQE, via the coding sequence ATGATGTTATTACCACCGGCAAGACCGAACATCGAACGGGTTGTTCCTTATAAACCGGGGAGACCGGTTGAGGAGGTGGTGCGTGAACTTGGGCTCAAGGTCCCGGTCATCAAACTCGCCTCCAATGAAAACCCGTTAGGTCCTTCGCCCAAGGCGCTGGCAGCCCTGCGCAAGGCGCTGCCCCAGCTCCACTATTACCCGGAAGACACCTGCTTTTATCTCCGTCAGCGCCTCGCCGAACTCTACAAGGTTGATTACGACTCTACCATCGTTGGTAACGGCTCGGTTGACTTAATCTACCTCACCTGCCTTGCCTATCTTGAACCGGGCGACGAGATGCTCATCAGCGCCGGCTCCTTCATCTCGGCAAAAATCGGTGGCACCATTATGAACGCCAATGTGATTGAGGTCCCGCTCCAAGACTACCGGCATGACCTCGGACGCATCCTTGAATCCATCACGCCGAAGACCAAACTCATCTACCTTGACAACCCGATGAACCCCCTGGGCACCATTGTCACCAAAAAGGAGTTCGGCGAGTTTATCCAAAAGGTGCCGCCGCGGGTCCTGGTTGTCCTTGACGAAGCCTATGCCGAATATATCACCAGCCGGGATTATCCCCGGGGTCTTGATTATTATAACCAGAACTACAACATCCTCATCCTGCGTACATTCTCTAAAATCTACGGGCTTGCCGGCCTGCGCATCGGCTACGGGATTGCCAAGCCTGATATAATCCAGACCCTCAACAAGGTCCGTCTGCCTTTTAATGCTAACCGCGCCGCCCAGGTTGCCGCGCTTGCCGCGCTCGGCGACACCAAGCACATCATTCGCAGCCGCAAGGTCAATGAGGCGGGCAAAAACCTCTTCTATAAGGAGTTCAAGCGGTTGAGACTTTTCTACCTTGAAAGTTATGCCAACTTCGTCTTCGTCAACTTTGCCATTGACTCTCAACAGGTGTTTGAAGGGCTCCAGCGCAAAGGGGTTATAACCCGCACGGTCAAGGAATACGGCTTTCCCACCGCGTTGCGGGTCACAGTTGGAAAGGAATCCGATAACAAGCGGTTTATTAAAGCGCTAAATGAGACACTGGAAATTTTGCGCTCAACCCCACCTGCCGGTCAAGAGTAA
- a CDS encoding M23 family metallopeptidase yields the protein MEKLQVWVNLTRRNKALSLAIPLHYIYIGGAVLLGFLFFSGTISRFVFNRFTNQGMLNRLIAENSVLNQKLSAYAAAVDSFRQFLAFTEQMDNRLRAAVNLSLVPGDVRRMGIGGTQPLSVAPEIDELLRRAKFAQNSLLEIERTASQEQVRLRHLPSIWPVQGWVTSGYGYRQNPFTGRREIHEGMDIVAPPGTPIVAPADGRVVYSGWKPGFGRTVEIDHGYGIHTFFGHCRTLRVGVGKQVKRGEIIATVGATGQATGNHLHYGIKVNGNWVNPADYILSGRAR from the coding sequence ATGGAAAAGCTCCAGGTTTGGGTTAACCTGACCCGACGGAACAAGGCATTGAGCCTTGCCATTCCCCTCCACTATATATATATTGGGGGTGCGGTTCTCCTCGGCTTTCTCTTTTTCAGCGGCACCATCAGCCGATTTGTTTTTAACCGTTTTACCAACCAGGGGATGCTCAACCGGTTGATTGCGGAAAACTCGGTCCTAAACCAGAAACTTTCTGCCTATGCTGCCGCAGTGGACAGTTTCCGCCAGTTCCTTGCCTTTACCGAGCAGATGGACAACCGGCTCAGGGCAGCGGTAAATTTAAGCCTGGTGCCTGGGGATGTCCGCAGGATGGGAATTGGCGGCACCCAGCCTTTAAGCGTCGCACCCGAGATTGATGAACTTCTGCGCCGGGCAAAATTTGCCCAGAACTCCCTTTTGGAAATTGAGCGAACCGCCAGCCAGGAGCAGGTCCGCCTGCGCCATCTCCCCTCAATCTGGCCGGTTCAGGGCTGGGTAACTTCAGGGTATGGCTATCGCCAGAACCCGTTTACCGGCAGGCGCGAAATCCACGAGGGGATGGATATTGTTGCCCCTCCTGGAACCCCGATTGTTGCCCCGGCTGATGGCAGGGTTGTTTATTCCGGCTGGAAACCGGGTTTTGGCAGAACTGTGGAGATTGACCATGGCTATGGCATCCACACCTTTTTTGGACATTGCCGGACTTTAAGGGTGGGTGTTGGCAAACAGGTTAAAAGGGGTGAGATTATTGCCACTGTTGGTGCCACCGGTCAGGCAACCGGCAACCACCTCCATTACGGGATCAAGGTCAACGGCAACTGGGTAAACCCTGCAGATTATATCCTTTCCGGCAGAGCCAGATAA
- a CDS encoding glycosyltransferase family 2 protein, with the protein MGFTKPPRTSVIVPAFNEAENIEPLLKELSEKLDETYEVIIVDDGSTDKTFAIADALRSRYPFLKVCRLPKNQGKTAAVLAGFKIAQGDYISIFDADLQFAPEDIKLQVEMLDKGYDLVTGRKVGKYEKKTVSSIYNFLARKLFGLKVHDINALKTFRREVLEGMSLRRDWHRYIVPLAAMKGFAITEVPVELRPRYAGRSKYSSPFRIVIGLLDLLAVGFQASFMRKPMLYFGTLGFISMLAGFVVGLIAVILRIFGHGFRPLLYLVILFVLAGLLFFAAGFLGEAIAALNDRIEGLESLLRKQETGNNQRKREG; encoded by the coding sequence ATGGGGTTTACAAAGCCTCCCCGAACCTCGGTGATTGTTCCTGCCTTTAATGAGGCGGAAAACATTGAGCCGTTGCTTAAGGAACTTTCAGAGAAACTTGACGAGACCTATGAGGTCATCATCGTTGATGACGGCTCAACCGACAAGACCTTTGCCATTGCCGATGCCCTTCGTTCCCGCTATCCCTTTTTAAAGGTCTGTCGCCTGCCCAAAAATCAGGGCAAAACCGCCGCGGTCCTTGCCGGTTTTAAGATTGCTCAAGGCGACTACATCTCCATCTTTGACGCCGACCTGCAGTTTGCACCTGAGGACATCAAATTGCAGGTAGAGATGCTTGACAAGGGCTATGACCTTGTTACCGGCAGAAAGGTAGGCAAATATGAGAAAAAGACCGTATCCTCAATCTATAACTTTTTGGCGCGCAAACTTTTCGGTCTGAAGGTGCACGACATCAATGCGCTCAAGACCTTTCGCCGCGAGGTGCTTGAGGGGATGTCCTTGCGCCGGGACTGGCATCGGTATATCGTGCCGCTCGCCGCGATGAAAGGTTTTGCCATTACCGAGGTGCCGGTTGAACTCAGACCCCGCTATGCGGGCAGGTCAAAATACTCCAGTCCTTTCCGGATTGTGATTGGGCTTTTAGACCTTCTTGCGGTTGGTTTTCAGGCCTCATTTATGCGCAAACCGATGCTCTATTTCGGCACCCTCGGATTTATCAGCATGCTCGCCGGGTTTGTTGTCGGTCTGATTGCGGTAATTCTGCGGATTTTCGGTCATGGTTTCAGACCGCTCCTTTATCTTGTCATCCTGTTTGTCCTTGCCGGGCTTCTGTTCTTTGCCGCGGGCTTTTTGGGAGAGGCGATTGCGGCCCTCAACGACCGGATTGAAGGACTGGAAAGCCTTTTGCGCAAACAGGAAACAGGAAATAATCAGAGAAAGCGTGAGGGGTGA